The Drosophila teissieri strain GT53w chromosome X, Prin_Dtei_1.1, whole genome shotgun sequence genome has a segment encoding these proteins:
- the LOC122624238 gene encoding uncharacterized protein LOC122624238 gives MKTLESDDKPFNPFYIGPHPSKACAIPEIPGRQCSPNCQEQVPAATPANRPPSGAVATEAQDANSVPSGTAGGMLIVGVANIYSTVEVLAAAARMGGAAGGTGAAAGGAGADQGTPAPNNTICKPYPCMEGARSDSPGCG, from the coding sequence ATGAAGACCCTCGAGTCCGACGACAAACCCTTCAATCCCTTCTACATTGGCCCGCATCCCAGCAAGGCGTGCGCCATTCCCGAGATTCCCGGCCGCCAGTGCTCGCCCAACTGCCAGGAGCAGGTGCCAGCAGCTACGCCGGCGAACAGGCCACCATCCGGAGCAGTGGCCACGGAGGCGCAGGATGCGAACAGCGTGCCCAGCGGCACGGCGGGCGGCATGCTGatcgtgggcgtggccaacaTATACAGCACCGTCGAGGTCCTGGCCGCCGCCGCTCGCATGGGCGGGGCAGCGGGCGGCACGGGGGCGGCAGCGGGCGGCGCTGGAGCGGACCAGGGTACGCCGGCGCCCAACAACACCATATGCAAGCCGTATCCCTGCATGGAGGGCGCTCGCAGCGATAGTCCTGGCTGTGGTTAG